The Shewanella sp. KX20019 genome window below encodes:
- the pepQ gene encoding Xaa-Pro dipeptidase, which produces MEQLAHLYRDHISELNSRVADITSRENLSGLVIHSGQPHRQFLDDMDYPFKVNPHFKAWLPVTDNPNSWLVVNGRDKPTLIFYRPVDFWHKVADEPTDFWAEYVDIKYLTKADKVAEFLPTDIDNWAYIGEHLDVADVLGFTRRNPDSVLSYLNYHRANKTAYELACMRKANSIAVAGHQAAKTAFYNGASEFEILQVYLSAIAQGENQVPYSSIVALNENAAILHYTALEQTTPAHRHSFLIDAGANFHGYASDITRSYAFEKNIFDDLITAMDNLQLQIIAMMKPGVNYADLHVATHHKLAQILIDFDVVSGDANGLVEQGITSVFFPHGLGHMLGLQVHDMGGFLADEKGAHIAAPEAHPFLRCTRTLAANQVLTIEPGVYIIDSLLAGLKQDKRQQQINWHTVDILRPFGGIRIEDNVIVHSDRTENMTRNFGLDR; this is translated from the coding sequence ATGGAACAGTTAGCACATCTTTATCGTGACCATATTAGCGAGTTAAATAGCCGCGTGGCCGATATCACTTCTCGTGAAAACTTGTCAGGTCTGGTGATCCATTCTGGCCAACCGCATAGACAGTTTTTAGATGATATGGACTATCCATTTAAGGTGAACCCTCACTTTAAAGCTTGGTTACCGGTAACCGATAATCCTAACTCTTGGTTAGTGGTTAATGGCCGAGATAAACCGACACTCATTTTTTATCGTCCTGTTGATTTCTGGCATAAGGTTGCCGATGAACCAACCGATTTTTGGGCTGAGTATGTTGATATTAAATACCTTACCAAGGCCGATAAAGTGGCAGAGTTTTTACCAACGGATATTGATAATTGGGCTTATATTGGCGAGCATTTAGATGTTGCTGATGTACTTGGGTTCACAAGGCGCAATCCTGATTCCGTCTTAAGTTACTTAAACTATCATAGAGCCAATAAAACGGCCTATGAGTTGGCCTGTATGAGAAAGGCCAATAGCATTGCAGTCGCCGGCCATCAAGCGGCAAAGACGGCATTTTACAATGGCGCCAGTGAATTTGAAATCTTGCAGGTTTACCTTAGCGCTATTGCGCAAGGTGAAAACCAAGTGCCCTACAGCAGTATTGTGGCACTAAATGAAAATGCGGCGATATTGCATTACACCGCCCTTGAGCAAACAACTCCCGCACATAGACACTCTTTCTTGATTGATGCTGGCGCTAACTTTCATGGCTACGCCTCAGATATCACTCGAAGTTACGCATTTGAAAAAAATATCTTCGATGATCTTATTACCGCGATGGACAATCTGCAGCTGCAGATTATTGCCATGATGAAACCCGGTGTGAACTACGCTGACTTGCATGTTGCAACTCACCATAAACTGGCACAAATACTGATTGATTTTGATGTTGTTTCAGGTGATGCCAACGGCTTGGTTGAGCAAGGGATCACCAGTGTGTTTTTCCCACATGGGTTGGGGCACATGCTTGGTTTACAGGTTCATGATATGGGTGGTTTCCTTGCTGATGAAAAGGGCGCCCATATTGCTGCACCCGAAGCTCATCCATTTTTACGCTGTACCCGCACCTTAGCTGCAAACCAAGTACTAACAATTGAGCCGGGGGTTTATATTATCGACTCCTTATTGGCTGGGTTGAAACAAGATAAGCGTCAGCAACAGATAAACTGGCACACCGTCGATATCTTGCGCCCTTTTGGTGGAATACGTATTGAAGATAACGTGATCGTGCATAGTGACCGAACTGAAAATATGACCCGAAACTTTGGCCTTGATCGATAA
- a CDS encoding iron-sulfur cluster assembly scaffold protein codes for MYNDIIIDNFSNPEFVGDLASAEHKFEIGNPVCGDRIKIQVNLDGDSIRDSRFRAWGCATSVATANVFCRSIMGRSFAEISARQTAEIAAMLGELEPSQQHCVNILIELHRELSLAVSLEEA; via the coding sequence ATGTATAACGATATTATCATTGATAATTTTAGTAACCCTGAGTTTGTAGGTGATTTAGCGTCAGCTGAACACAAGTTTGAAATCGGAAATCCAGTGTGTGGCGACCGTATTAAAATACAGGTAAACCTAGATGGCGACTCTATCCGCGACAGCCGATTCAGAGCGTGGGGATGTGCTACATCAGTTGCCACAGCTAACGTATTTTGCCGATCAATTATGGGCAGGTCCTTTGCTGAAATATCAGCGCGGCAAACCGCAGAAATTGCTGCGATGCTGGGAGAGCTGGAGCCTTCGCAGCAACATTGCGTCAATATCCTCATTGAATTGCATAGAGAGTTAAGTCTCGCTGTTTCACTGGAAGAGGCTTAG
- a CDS encoding LuxE/PaaK family acyltransferase codes for MELYRTLEQAGLDPIKVALSSVGQLYAMSEADLLSFKHSLVVESFEFHYQNNTFFRNACEARGITSGQILCADDLIKIPLLPIHLFKANDSHKLLSKGLNTIELEMRSTGTSGLPSVSRRCSDTVDNAILGIYAMYREFLKLSKGAGLYLCPSTEEIPEMGMIKALNLLAGLLDTHKFMVKNETFAPEDALEQLQEWGGTFDRHIIGPPFLINRFIRYLKATNTRLKLDKNTLVITLGGWKRFNGEMMSRAEFNQECIDYLGVREEQIRDIYALVESNVLAIDDENGVKHVSPFVHFSVRDPKNLDKEVKVGDIGQLAILDPLSRSTPGFILTEDLIRLLPKTDESGRSGQRMQYVMRLPESKEFGCCAVNLDKRLDDVEAEHGNACPIVS; via the coding sequence ATGGAATTATATAGAACGTTAGAGCAAGCAGGGCTAGATCCTATCAAGGTAGCCTTGTCTTCTGTTGGACAACTGTACGCTATGAGTGAAGCTGATCTTTTGTCGTTTAAGCATTCATTAGTTGTTGAGTCGTTTGAATTTCATTATCAAAATAACACTTTCTTTCGCAATGCTTGCGAAGCTCGTGGTATCACGTCTGGGCAAATTCTCTGTGCTGATGACTTAATCAAAATCCCTTTATTACCGATCCACCTCTTTAAAGCTAACGACAGTCATAAGTTACTTTCAAAAGGCCTTAACACGATTGAGTTGGAGATGCGTAGTACGGGGACATCCGGGCTCCCAAGTGTGTCACGTCGTTGCAGTGACACGGTGGATAACGCGATATTAGGTATTTACGCCATGTATCGCGAGTTTCTGAAATTATCAAAAGGTGCGGGACTATATCTTTGCCCTTCGACCGAAGAGATCCCTGAAATGGGGATGATCAAGGCGCTGAACTTATTAGCTGGGCTGCTAGATACCCATAAGTTCATGGTAAAAAATGAAACCTTCGCGCCAGAGGATGCCCTCGAGCAGTTGCAAGAGTGGGGCGGGACATTTGACCGCCATATTATTGGTCCCCCTTTCCTTATTAATCGTTTTATCCGCTATTTAAAAGCTACAAATACTCGCCTCAAGTTGGATAAAAATACCTTGGTTATTACGTTAGGGGGTTGGAAACGCTTCAATGGCGAGATGATGTCTAGAGCTGAGTTTAATCAAGAGTGTATCGATTACCTCGGCGTCAGAGAGGAGCAGATCCGAGATATTTATGCCTTAGTTGAATCGAATGTATTAGCGATTGACGATGAGAATGGCGTGAAGCACGTTTCGCCATTTGTGCACTTCTCAGTGCGTGACCCGAAGAACTTAGATAAAGAAGTAAAGGTTGGTGACATTGGTCAGCTGGCTATATTGGACCCTTTATCGCGCTCGACTCCAGGTTTTATTTTGACTGAAGATCTGATCCGTTTATTGCCTAAAACTGACGAGTCTGGTCGTAGCGGACAACGAATGCAGTATGTGATGCGTTTACCTGAATCGAAAGAGTTTGGCTGCTGTGCGGTAAACCTCGATAAGCGTTTGGATGACGTTGAAGCTGAGCATGGCAATGCTTGTCCGATAGTGTCTTAA
- a CDS encoding outer membrane lipoprotein-sorting protein — MTKYNKTIAGLICGFSLCFAAVSQANTDAEQKGYAIASVVDLRDQGFTDSRAMLTMELYSKSGAKTTRKLDISVLENKVDGDKSLIKFTFPADINGTALLTHPAKSASDEQWLYLPEVRRVKRIGSRNKAGAFVGSEFSFEDMTNKDLHDYSYNYLFSRPCEQIEASAVEFAGQQCDVIERFPVDKHSGYSKQELWIDNQDSKIIQIKYFDRKKSLLKVFSATGFKLYQDKYWRPDLVEMKNVQTGKATRLSYKNILFASGLSEQDFHRSGLGD, encoded by the coding sequence ATGACGAAATATAACAAAACAATTGCCGGACTTATTTGTGGCTTTAGCCTGTGTTTTGCTGCTGTAAGTCAAGCCAATACCGATGCTGAGCAAAAAGGCTACGCAATTGCCAGTGTTGTTGATCTGCGAGATCAAGGCTTTACAGATAGTAGAGCCATGTTAACGATGGAGCTGTATAGCAAAAGTGGTGCTAAGACCACGCGCAAGTTAGATATTAGCGTATTGGAAAATAAGGTTGACGGTGATAAGTCACTCATTAAATTTACCTTTCCCGCTGATATCAATGGTACTGCACTACTGACTCACCCAGCTAAATCTGCATCTGACGAACAGTGGTTATACTTGCCAGAAGTTAGACGAGTTAAACGTATTGGCTCTCGTAATAAAGCGGGCGCCTTTGTCGGTAGCGAGTTCTCCTTTGAAGATATGACCAATAAAGATCTCCATGATTACAGTTATAACTATTTGTTTAGTCGTCCTTGCGAGCAGATTGAAGCCAGTGCGGTAGAGTTTGCTGGTCAGCAGTGTGATGTTATTGAACGTTTTCCGGTGGATAAACATTCTGGTTATAGCAAGCAAGAGTTATGGATTGATAATCAAGACAGTAAGATTATCCAGATTAAATACTTCGATAGGAAAAAGTCGTTATTAAAGGTATTTAGCGCCACCGGCTTTAAGCTATATCAAGATAAATACTGGCGACCCGACCTTGTTGAGATGAAGAATGTACAGACGGGAAAGGCGACAAGACTCAGCTATAAAAATATTTTATTCGCCTCTGGTCTATCTGAGCAAGACTTTCATCGCAGTGGCTTAGGAGATTAG
- a CDS encoding cysteine desulfurase family protein has translation MDQQHLQGYFDYNATTPISKGVALSMQPVFNLFANPSSPNRYSVNNRAVISQARENLAGLLGARSENIFFTSGGSEANNWAIKGVLFKHLRHPGHIITTSMEHASVLDTVKYCVERLGFRVTYLQPNVNGQISIADFESAIRADTQLATIMFANNETGAIQPIEHICKIAAKKAIPVHVDAVQLVGKRLVDVQQLGVDYLSLSAHKFYGPKGVGSLYIKDRDSIEPLIHGGGQEFSMRSGTENLTAMVGISIAADEAKRDLMFWDHHCFKLKQIMMTLLESSPIALTFNGATNYESALSNTLNISIDGIRGEALALRMEMLHGFIVSVGSACSNNKTKQLSHVLTAMGLAEEQVLAAIRVSFGCFTDEQQVNRFVDALVTEVQQLLRISGCELS, from the coding sequence GTGGACCAACAACATCTGCAAGGATATTTTGACTACAATGCAACCACACCTATTTCAAAGGGGGTTGCGTTGTCTATGCAACCCGTTTTCAATCTGTTTGCAAACCCCTCTAGCCCTAATCGGTACTCGGTAAATAATAGAGCGGTGATTTCGCAAGCAAGAGAGAACCTCGCAGGGCTACTTGGTGCTCGTTCGGAAAATATCTTTTTCACTTCCGGTGGTTCTGAAGCCAACAACTGGGCGATTAAAGGGGTACTGTTTAAACATCTGCGCCACCCTGGCCACATCATTACCACCTCCATGGAGCATGCATCGGTACTCGATACCGTTAAGTACTGTGTTGAACGGTTAGGTTTTAGGGTGACCTACTTACAGCCCAATGTTAATGGTCAAATATCGATTGCCGATTTTGAGTCTGCGATTCGAGCCGATACCCAATTGGCCACCATTATGTTTGCCAATAATGAAACCGGTGCAATTCAACCTATCGAGCATATTTGCAAGATTGCCGCAAAAAAGGCGATTCCTGTTCATGTTGATGCGGTGCAGCTCGTTGGGAAACGGCTAGTTGATGTTCAGCAACTTGGGGTGGATTACCTTTCACTCTCAGCGCACAAATTTTATGGTCCCAAGGGTGTTGGTAGCCTCTATATCAAAGATAGAGACTCCATCGAACCTTTGATCCATGGTGGTGGGCAGGAGTTTTCTATGCGTTCAGGTACCGAGAACTTGACTGCAATGGTGGGGATATCTATTGCCGCGGACGAAGCTAAACGGGATCTGATGTTTTGGGACCATCATTGTTTTAAGTTAAAGCAGATAATGATGACGTTATTGGAAAGTTCTCCAATAGCACTAACGTTTAATGGCGCTACGAACTATGAATCAGCACTTTCCAACACATTAAATATCTCCATTGATGGTATCCGTGGTGAGGCGCTGGCGCTGAGGATGGAAATGCTGCATGGCTTTATTGTTTCTGTCGGATCAGCCTGTAGTAATAACAAAACCAAGCAATTGTCGCATGTGCTGACGGCGATGGGGTTGGCTGAAGAGCAAGTGCTTGCTGCTATTAGAGTGAGTTTTGGCTGTTTTACTGATGAACAGCAAGTTAATCGGTTTGTCGATGCCTTGGTGACTGAAGTGCAGCAGTTGCTGCGGATCAGTGGTTGTGAACTGTCATGA
- a CDS encoding efflux RND transporter permease subunit, whose protein sequence is MSKASLWRDILSSKAASWLLFFCLVITGLSIIGLKDIGLASDYKIFFDEQDSDLLALEQMDATYTATDNVFIMIKPKQGQIYSIETISLVYQLTDKLWQIPFSSRVDSLTNFPFSWAAGDDIEIEELLYEAEQLDLARLNFIKQAAEGERDLLDSLVTRDGLYTAINVTTLMPGDNHKAEILAITQAVEMYVAEFEKAYPDHSFYVTGLVTMNGAFFKAAKKDFTTLIPLMIVFVLVAAGVILGSAQAALSILVVLVLSLMGALGLAGWLGINLSAPSVSAPIIMFTVIVASSIHIISYVKRQLILGVSQFDAVLSSYQHNAKPIIVSHLTTVIGFLAMNASDSPPFRDLGNIVAFGVLFSLLLSFTLLPRLLLSMRISAKQTIVTNIFQRMNGLATVVIQYRNPILLIFLPVSILFASLSFLNETDDDLIKYFNESVPFRVQAEEIDQHFSGLYNIGYSLSSNKENGIFLPSYLQFIEQFDIWLLQQQEVVITDSPLHRIKQLNRLMHGDDNQYYRIPETARVAAQHFLLYEMSLPFGKDVGNQVSFDKSSLKLTARLKNMTSVEMLAFEARVSAWLQLNNVQGLTFEHSSPSLIFSHVGQSNIFSLLQGALVAFLVISLALAAVFRSFYIGILTLIPNLIPVGAAFGFWYCIQGHISMGLAGVSAMAIGIIVDDTVHFLYQYIEGLKRGLTPEKSVTVTFEHTMSAIVISSILLVVGFMLLSSSSFEKNAQMGLLTSGTIVLALLFDLIVLPAIVLKFMRKLPHREAETQLTLEQAK, encoded by the coding sequence ATGAGTAAGGCCTCTCTATGGCGCGACATATTGAGCTCCAAAGCTGCTTCTTGGCTGCTATTTTTCTGCTTGGTTATTACTGGCCTCAGTATCATCGGCCTGAAAGATATCGGCTTAGCGAGTGACTATAAAATATTTTTTGATGAGCAAGATTCTGATCTATTGGCATTGGAGCAGATGGATGCAACCTATACGGCGACTGATAATGTTTTTATCATGATCAAGCCGAAGCAGGGGCAGATATATAGCATTGAAACCATTTCGCTTGTCTACCAACTGACTGACAAACTGTGGCAAATACCTTTTTCGTCAAGAGTCGATTCTCTGACTAATTTTCCTTTCAGCTGGGCTGCTGGCGATGATATCGAAATTGAAGAGTTACTGTATGAAGCTGAGCAGTTAGACTTAGCCAGGCTCAATTTCATTAAGCAAGCCGCCGAGGGAGAGCGAGATTTACTCGACAGTTTAGTCACTAGAGATGGTTTATATACTGCCATTAATGTCACCACACTAATGCCCGGTGATAATCACAAAGCGGAAATTCTCGCCATTACCCAAGCGGTAGAGATGTATGTCGCTGAGTTTGAAAAAGCCTATCCAGATCATTCATTTTATGTGACTGGGCTTGTCACTATGAACGGGGCATTTTTTAAAGCAGCAAAAAAAGACTTTACTACTCTAATACCGTTAATGATTGTATTTGTGCTAGTGGCTGCCGGAGTGATTCTGGGCTCTGCCCAAGCTGCACTGAGTATTTTAGTGGTGTTAGTGCTGTCATTAATGGGGGCATTAGGCCTCGCTGGCTGGTTAGGGATCAATCTTTCAGCACCTTCAGTATCGGCACCAATCATTATGTTTACCGTTATTGTTGCTTCTAGCATCCATATAATCAGTTACGTAAAGCGACAGCTGATATTAGGAGTCTCGCAATTTGACGCAGTATTGAGTTCATATCAGCATAATGCCAAACCTATTATTGTTAGCCATTTAACGACAGTTATCGGCTTTCTGGCGATGAATGCCAGTGATTCTCCACCGTTTAGAGATTTAGGTAACATCGTCGCATTTGGCGTATTGTTTTCACTATTACTGTCATTCACGTTATTACCACGACTGTTATTGTCGATGCGAATATCGGCCAAGCAGACCATAGTGACTAATATTTTCCAGCGTATGAATGGCTTGGCCACAGTCGTTATTCAATACCGCAACCCAATACTGCTCATCTTCTTGCCTGTTAGTATCCTGTTTGCTTCATTGAGTTTTTTGAACGAAACCGATGATGACTTGATTAAGTACTTTAACGAGAGTGTTCCTTTTAGAGTGCAAGCGGAAGAGATCGATCAACACTTTTCTGGTCTATATAACATTGGCTATTCACTTTCGAGTAATAAAGAGAATGGTATTTTCTTACCATCCTACCTGCAGTTTATAGAGCAGTTTGATATTTGGCTGCTGCAGCAACAAGAGGTGGTGATCACCGATAGTCCATTGCATCGGATTAAACAGCTGAATCGATTAATGCACGGCGATGACAACCAGTACTACCGCATACCTGAAACCGCAAGAGTGGCAGCACAACACTTTTTACTTTATGAGATGTCATTACCCTTTGGTAAGGATGTTGGTAACCAGGTGAGCTTTGATAAGTCATCGCTAAAATTAACGGCTAGGTTAAAAAATATGACCTCGGTTGAGATGTTAGCATTTGAGGCCAGAGTCTCCGCTTGGTTACAGCTTAATAATGTTCAGGGGCTGACGTTTGAACACTCTAGTCCGTCACTTATCTTCTCTCATGTAGGTCAGAGCAATATCTTTAGTCTGTTACAGGGGGCATTAGTCGCTTTTCTGGTTATCTCCCTCGCATTAGCGGCTGTATTCCGTTCTTTCTATATTGGCATCCTCACCCTTATCCCTAACCTTATTCCTGTTGGCGCCGCATTTGGTTTTTGGTATTGCATACAGGGGCATATATCAATGGGGTTGGCAGGTGTTTCGGCAATGGCAATAGGGATTATTGTAGATGATACGGTGCATTTTCTTTATCAATATATTGAAGGGTTAAAGAGAGGGTTGACGCCAGAAAAGAGTGTCACAGTCACCTTTGAACATACCATGAGTGCGATTGTTATCAGCTCCATTTTATTAGTTGTCGGCTTTATGTTGTTATCGAGTTCCTCTTTTGAAAAGAATGCGCAAATGGGGTTATTAACCAGCGGTACTATAGTGTTAGCACTGCTATTTGATCTTATTGTATTGCCCGCCATTGTCTTAAAGTTTATGCGCAAATTGCCCCATCGGGAAGCGGAAACCCAACTGACCCTAGAACAAGCCAAGTGA
- a CDS encoding acyl carrier protein: MKFCKQTLTKAISQYLSEVIEEFSAELHLDTSFSRLGLDSTGHVQLSAIIEDHIQVEIEPTIAFDYPTINSLIQFLEKKSVQAVEVA; encoded by the coding sequence GTGAAATTTTGTAAACAGACATTAACCAAGGCTATAAGCCAATATCTTAGTGAAGTTATTGAAGAGTTTAGCGCTGAGCTGCATCTTGACACCTCGTTCTCTCGCTTAGGGCTGGACTCCACTGGACATGTACAGCTATCTGCCATTATTGAAGATCACATCCAAGTTGAAATTGAACCAACGATAGCCTTCGATTACCCAACGATTAACTCATTGATTCAATTTTTAGAAAAAAAATCAGTGCAAGCAGTAGAGGTTGCATAG
- a CDS encoding fatty acyl-AMP ligase: MNSISYTPVLMDIIAQNAQDEADSIACSFQPRGPETASHLSYKVLLEKVEVRAKLLTLLGYSNKRVALLFPSGLEFIVDFLACLRAGVIAIPLNVSRNAKQFERTLTILKDAKVKAILTTADTQKSLSNQLTESQGGHESDFIWIDEHYRTLEDIDIPAVTSNQIAFIQYTSGSTSRPKGVMVTQGNIVHNMQVMQQSCQHPRGAVVGGWLPQFHDMGLVGHMLLPLYLAGRYVFMPPMSFIQRPSRWLKLISQYRIFCSAAPNFGYEHCVNLIRETEDLSDLDLSCWKIALNGSEPVSAATMQQFSQRFYHLGFDSNAFFPSYGMAETTLFVSGGPRGTGVQSITLDKALFELGRVETKADGVKVVCCGAINNDFTVRIVNPDTFEICRSNETGEIWIAGDSVAAGYLNQPAKTEDEFYAKLSNGDPQTFLRTGDMGFILEQQLYITGRIKELLIVRGRNIYPYDIERTCRSYRYAAKGNGAAVFSFQRNSQTKLAAVVEVSRQALADNKLNRMIDDLKAMVTEEHEITLDRILVVPAGTIPKTTSGKVKRTACSALL; this comes from the coding sequence ATGAACAGTATCTCTTATACTCCAGTATTGATGGATATCATCGCTCAGAATGCCCAAGATGAAGCCGATAGCATTGCTTGTTCTTTCCAGCCTAGAGGCCCGGAGACCGCCTCACATTTGAGCTATAAAGTCTTGCTGGAAAAAGTTGAAGTGAGGGCTAAGTTGTTGACCTTGCTTGGGTATAGCAATAAGCGTGTGGCACTGCTTTTCCCTTCAGGCTTGGAGTTTATTGTTGATTTCCTGGCTTGTTTACGTGCTGGTGTTATTGCTATTCCACTTAATGTCAGTCGTAACGCTAAGCAATTTGAACGTACCTTAACCATTTTAAAAGATGCCAAAGTAAAGGCGATTCTAACCACTGCCGATACCCAAAAATCCCTTTCCAATCAACTGACCGAAAGCCAAGGCGGCCATGAGTCTGATTTTATCTGGATTGATGAACATTACCGGACGCTGGAAGATATAGATATCCCCGCTGTCACTTCGAATCAAATCGCGTTTATTCAGTACACCTCTGGCTCAACGAGTCGCCCTAAGGGTGTGATGGTTACACAAGGCAATATTGTGCATAACATGCAGGTAATGCAGCAGTCATGTCAGCACCCTAGAGGCGCCGTTGTTGGCGGATGGTTACCACAGTTCCATGATATGGGCTTAGTCGGGCATATGCTGTTGCCGCTCTATCTTGCTGGGCGATATGTTTTTATGCCGCCGATGAGTTTCATTCAGCGACCCAGTCGCTGGCTCAAGCTCATTTCGCAGTATCGAATTTTCTGTTCTGCTGCCCCTAATTTTGGTTATGAACACTGCGTTAATTTGATCCGAGAAACTGAAGACTTGTCCGATTTAGATTTAAGTTGTTGGAAGATTGCCTTGAATGGTTCCGAACCCGTAAGTGCAGCAACAATGCAGCAGTTTTCACAACGATTCTATCATCTAGGTTTTGATAGCAATGCTTTTTTCCCCAGCTATGGCATGGCAGAAACAACGCTTTTTGTCTCTGGTGGCCCACGAGGTACGGGAGTGCAGTCTATCACTTTAGATAAGGCGCTATTTGAGCTTGGCCGTGTAGAGACTAAGGCCGATGGCGTCAAAGTAGTGTGTTGCGGCGCGATCAATAACGATTTTACTGTCCGTATCGTTAACCCCGATACGTTTGAAATATGTCGTTCAAATGAAACGGGAGAGATCTGGATCGCTGGTGACTCTGTTGCCGCGGGTTACCTAAATCAACCCGCTAAAACCGAAGATGAGTTTTACGCCAAGTTATCTAATGGGGATCCGCAGACTTTCCTCCGTACGGGAGATATGGGTTTTATCTTAGAGCAGCAGTTATATATTACCGGCAGAATTAAGGAGTTGCTTATTGTTCGAGGCCGGAATATTTATCCCTATGATATAGAAAGAACCTGCCGTTCTTATCGCTATGCCGCGAAAGGCAATGGTGCCGCAGTATTTTCGTTTCAGCGAAACTCCCAGACCAAACTTGCCGCGGTTGTGGAGGTAAGTCGACAGGCACTAGCTGACAACAAACTCAATCGAATGATCGATGACCTTAAGGCGATGGTGACTGAGGAACATGAGATTACCCTCGACCGTATCTTAGTCGTCCCTGCTGGGACCATCCCTAAAACCACCAGCGGTAAAGTCAAACGTACCGCTTGTAGTGCACTTTTATGA
- a CDS encoding flavin-containing monooxygenase — MSLIDVVVIGAGQNGLYAAKRLQEQGINYLVLERNNIGEVWDHRLQGMKLFTSRQFCQLPGLAFPGERQSFPSVVEMGQYLRHYADTFNLNVQQQSAVIAMEKRLGVFHITTQNGTELTAKVVINTTGANQSPIIPKFAEELSERVIQHSALLPSLADIKSDTRVLVVGDGATGRQIAGGLATRCNVTLSQGKKRTFPPNRILGKDIFWWLKVAGILFADRSSKVAQIIKKRNPVPCGQFNNKNLRAMGVTLKGRLVRVADRRAYFNDGRLDGVDVVIWAIGYRDQTDWLNIPECIDERGFAQDRGLTAEPGLFLIGQKWLSCRASELILGVERDVNLVISQVESFIQKGVCYE; from the coding sequence GTGTCATTAATCGATGTTGTTGTTATTGGTGCCGGCCAAAATGGTTTATATGCCGCTAAAAGATTGCAGGAACAGGGTATTAACTACCTTGTTTTAGAGCGTAATAATATTGGTGAAGTATGGGATCATCGCTTACAGGGTATGAAGTTGTTTACCTCACGCCAGTTCTGCCAACTTCCAGGGCTGGCATTTCCAGGTGAGCGACAAAGTTTTCCTTCGGTCGTAGAGATGGGCCAGTACTTACGCCACTATGCTGATACTTTCAATCTTAATGTTCAGCAGCAATCTGCTGTCATTGCGATGGAGAAAAGGCTGGGGGTGTTTCATATTACAACTCAGAACGGTACAGAGCTGACGGCCAAAGTGGTTATCAATACCACAGGGGCAAACCAATCACCCATAATCCCCAAATTTGCTGAAGAGCTGTCAGAACGAGTAATACAACACTCGGCATTATTACCATCATTAGCTGATATAAAAAGTGACACTCGAGTGCTGGTGGTGGGAGATGGCGCTACTGGACGGCAGATAGCAGGTGGCTTGGCTACTCGTTGTAATGTCACTTTATCTCAAGGCAAAAAGCGAACTTTTCCGCCTAATAGGATTCTGGGTAAGGATATATTTTGGTGGCTAAAAGTCGCGGGCATTTTGTTTGCAGACCGTAGTAGTAAAGTTGCTCAGATCATCAAAAAGCGTAACCCGGTACCTTGTGGTCAGTTCAATAATAAAAATTTGCGCGCCATGGGAGTAACGTTAAAGGGTCGCTTGGTGCGGGTGGCTGATCGTCGTGCTTATTTCAATGATGGTCGTTTAGATGGCGTCGATGTCGTTATCTGGGCTATTGGATATCGTGATCAAACTGACTGGCTTAACATCCCTGAGTGTATTGATGAGCGAGGTTTCGCTCAAGATCGCGGGCTCACCGCTGAGCCTGGGCTCTTTTTGATTGGGCAAAAGTGGCTTAGTTGCCGAGCCTCTGAACTGATTTTAGGTGTAGAGAGGGATGTTAACTTGGTGATTAGCCAAGTTGAATCATTTATTCAAAAAGGAGTCTGCTATGAGTAA